A single window of Rhodamnia argentea isolate NSW1041297 chromosome 5, ASM2092103v1, whole genome shotgun sequence DNA harbors:
- the LOC115743705 gene encoding uncharacterized protein LOC115743705, with protein sequence MASGLDPVPLALTRQKTDPAWKHCQMYKSGDKVQLKCLYCGKLFKGGGIHRIKEHLAGHKGNASTCLRTPPDVRQQMQQSLDGVVAKRRRKQKIDEVISTINPQTSNEEIDAFAVQSDANGKASSPIRVAELDFAEVHNESADPNLNSYINQEGGINKSGVRRKRAKGKSIPATPEGMHLSGMALSTKKVNSQIDTAVGQFLYDIGASLNAVNSVYFQPMFDAIASGGPDVLPPTYNDLRGPILKSVLEEVKNDATKHNAAWGRTGCSLMVEQLNTEMGRTFLSFFVYSPEGTVFLKSVDATDFVHSSDILVEVLKQVVEEVGVKNVLQVITKGEEQYMVAGKKLMDIFPTLYWSPCAAECIDLILKDFENLEWISAVIEQARSITRFIYNHAVVLNLLRRYTFGNDLIEIAGSRSATNFATLKRMVDLKPNLLAMVTSQEWVDCLYAKKQEGLELLDYANNESFWSSCNLITRLTSSLMRLLKIVSCGKKPAVGYVYAGMYKAKEAIKKELLKREDYVAYWDIIDHRWERHWSLPLHAAGFYLNPKFFYSIEGDIPSEIISGMFDCIERLVADTKVQDKIIKEINLYKSAAGDLGRKMAIRARESILPAEWWSTYGGGCPNLMRLAIRILSQTCCAIGSKRNLISLDQIHESRNCLEHQRLSDLVYVHYNLQLRKVGNVGGSPMDPISLESRNLVEDWIMGKDSSAEEYSSSDWMALDPPSVSSLLLGAATSETEDLDTGFNDLEILNRLKDGEDDNVEDNAAN encoded by the exons ATGGCTTCCGGTTTGGACCCTGTGCCGCTAGCGCTGACCCGGCAAAAGACCGACCCGGCATGGAAGCATTGTCAAATGTACAAAAGTGGGGATAAAGTCCAGCTCAAGTGTTTGTATTGTGGCAAACTATTTAAGGGTGGTGGGATTCATAGGATTAAGGAACATCTTGCTGGTCACAAAGGTAATGCGTCCACTTGCCTGCGAACCCCGCCAGATGTCCGGCAACAAATGCAGCAGAGTTTGGATGGTGTTGTCGCGAAAAGGCGGAGAAAACAGAAGATTGATGAGGTCATCTCCACTATTAATCCGCAGACCTCTAATGAGGAGATTGATGCATTTGCTGTTCAAAGTGATGCCAATGGTAAGGCATCGAGTCCCATTCGAGTTGCTGAACTTGACTTTGCTGAGGTTCACAATGAAAGTGCCGACCCAAATTTGAATTCGTATATTAACCAAGAAGGCGGCATTAACAAGAGTGGCGTGAGGAGAAAGAGAGCCAAAGGAAAGAGTATTCCTGCAACTCCCGAAGGCATGCATCTCAGTGGCATGGCACTGAGCACGAAGAAGGTAAATAGTCAAATTGATACGGCAGTAGGCCAATTCTTGTATGATATTGGGGCATCTTTAAATGCAGTGAACTCGGTTTATTTCCAACCGATGTTTGATGCAATTGCTTCCGGTGGACCAGATGTACTACCACCCACATATAATGACCTTAGAGGCCCTATTCTGAAGAGTGTACTTGAGGAAGTCAAGAATGATGCTACTAAGCACAATGCAGCTTGGGGGAGAACAGGCTGCTCGTTGATGGTCGAGCAATTGAACACGGAGATGGGCAGAACATTTCTGAGTTTTTTTGTCTATTCACCAGAAGGAACAGTGTTCCTAAAATCTGTTGATGCAACTGATTTCGTGCATTCCTCAGATATTTTGGTTGAAGTACTCAAGCAGGTAGTAGAAGAAGTAGGTGTAAAAAATGTATTGCAAGTGATTACAAAGGGTGAAGAACAATACATGGTTGCTGGGAAAAAGTTGATGGATATCTTCCCTACTCTCTATTGGAGTCCTTGTGCAGCTGAGTGCATTGATTTGATACTCAAAGATTTTGAGAACCTTGAATGGATCAGTGCAGTTATTGAACAAGCTCGTTCTATCACAAGGTTTATATATAATCATGCCGTTGTTCTGAATCTTTTGAGAAGGTATACCTTTGGTAACGATTTAATAGAAATTGCTGGAAGTCGATCTGCTACTAATTTCGCAACATTGAAAAGGATGGTTGATCTTAAACCCAATTTGCTGGCCATGGTCACTTCACAGGAATGGGTTGATTGCCTGTATGCAAAGAAGCAGGAGGGTCTAGAACTGTTAGATTATGCAAATAACGAATCATTTTGGTCCTCTTGCAATCTCATCACCCGTTTAACGAGTTCACTCATGCGGCTTCTTAAAATTGTTAGCTGTGGGAAGAAGCCTGCAGTGGGATATGTTTATGCAGGAATGTACAAGGCAAAAGAAGCGATTAAGAAGGAACTCCTGAAAAGGGAAGATTATGTGGCGTACTGGGACATAATAGATCACCGGTGGGAGCGCCACTGGAGTCTTCCGCTTCATGCGGCAGGATTCTACctaaaccccaaatttttctatagCATTGAGGGAGATATACCCAGTGAGATCATTTCAGGGATGTTTGACTGCATAGAGAGATTGGTTGCCGATACAAAAGTCCAAGATAAAATAATCAAAGAGATAAATTTGTACAAAAGTGCTGCTGGAGATTTGGGGAGGAAGATGGCAATTAGAGCTAGAGAAAGTATACTTCCTG CTGAATGGTGGTCGACATATGGAGGAGGTTGCCCAAATTTGATGCGATTAGCTATCCGAATTCTAAGTCAGACTTGCTGTGCAATTGGAAGTAAACGGAACCTTATCTCTCTTGACCAAATTCATGAATCGAGGAATTGCTTAGAGCATCAACGACTCAGTGATCTGGTCTATGTCCACTACAACTTGCAGCTGAGAAAAGT TGGCAATGTGGGAGGAAGTCCCATGGACCCCATTTCTTTAGAAAGCCGAAATCTTGTAGAGGACTGGATCATGGGTAAGGATTCGAGTGCGGAGGAATATTCGAGTTCAGATTGGATGGCGCTTGATCCTCCTTCAGTGAGCTCGCTGCTTTTAGGAGCTGCAACTAGTGAGACTGAAGACTTGGATACAG GTTTCAATGATCTTGAAATCTTGAATAGATTGAAGGATGGAGAAGACGATAATGTTGAGGACAATGCTGCAAATTAG
- the LOC115743704 gene encoding pumilio homolog 1-like encodes MITDTYPNMMPDISMRSMLKNRADYSEELDIHRSGSAPPTVEGSLTAVGGLFDVKRSDGKGFVSEEELRADPSYVNYYYSNVNLNPRLPPPLLSKEDWRSAQRLSGGGGGGGGGGGGVGGIGDRRKVSRGGVRAGEREENGAVEARSEWGVDGLIGLPGLGFGSRQKSIAEIIQDDMSYATSASHHPSRPASRNAFDESTEASEVQFPQMHHELEHMDSLQPTANKNTLPTVHGIGGRASHTYASAVGGSLSRSATPDPQLIDRAPTPRIPPVGAGRVNSMDKRSVSGQNLLSSSVSPNMGETGDLVASLSGLNLSTNVMTDDNIHSQLQMQHDLGDHNNFYNFQDENQTKQQSFMSNEFQKPAVSASSSFLKGHSAQNLNGRGSALSNHHDLERSSPTNPNYGLTGFSMNPSSPTMMASQLGSGNLPPLFKNVAAASALGMNGLDPRVLGGGSPLGPHSMAAAAELQNLGRAGAHTTGNGLQFPLMGPSYLQYSRSNEYAAAQLAALGDPTLLDREGMGDSYMDYMGLQKAYVDLLLSSQKSQYGIPYLGKSGSFNHGYYGNLACGMGMSYPGNQLGSPLLPSSPLACGSPVRHGERNVRFSSGLRNLGGGVMGAWHSEAGSNLDDSFSSSLLDEFKGNKTRCFELAEIAGHVVEFSADQYGSRFIQQKLETASTAEKDMVFHEIMPRALSLMTDVFGNYVIQKFFEHGSASQIRELADQLDGHVLTLSLQMYGCRVIQKAIEVVELDQQTKMVMELDSHVMRCVRDQNGNHVIQKCIECIPEDAIHFIVSTFYDQVVTLSTHPYGCRVIQRVLEHCHDSTTQRIMMDEILQSVCMLAQDQYGNYVVQHVLEHGKSHERSAIVKKLTGQIVQMSQQKFASNVIEKCLAFGTPTERQALVNEMLGSTDENEPLQVMMKDQFANYVVQKVLETCDDQQLELILNRIKVHLNALKKYTYGKHIVARVEKLVAAGERRISIQNPHPA; translated from the exons ATGATCACCGATACTTATCCGAACATGATGCCTGATATTTCAATGCGATCGATGCTCAAGAACAGAGCAGATTACTCTGAAGAGCTCGATATCCATCGGAGTGGGTCTGCACCGCCTACTGTGGAGGGCTCTCTGACGGCGGTTGGAGGATTGTTTGATGTCAAAAGGAGCGATGGGAAAGGGTTTGTGTCTGAAGAGGAACTAAGAGCTGATCCTTCTTATGTGAATTACTACTATTCTAATGTCAATCTGAATCCGAGGTTACCACCGCCTTTGTTGTCTAAGGAAGATTGGAGGTCTGCACAGAGAttgagtggtggtggtggtggtggtggaggaggaggaggaggagttggagGGATTGGCGATAGGAGGAAAGTGAGTAGAGGTGGTGTTAgagctggagagagagaagagaatggtGCAGTGGAGGCTAGGAGTGAGTGGGGTGTTGATGGGTTGATTGGCTTGCCAGGGTTGGGGTTTGGGAGTAGACAAAAAAGCATTGCAGAGATCATTCAG GATGACATGAGTTATGCAACATCTGCCTCTCACCACCCTTCTCGTCCAGCCAGCCGAAATGCATTTGATGAAAGCACTGAAGCTTCTGAAGTCCAATTTCCTCAAATGCATCATGAATTGGAACATATGGATTCGCTGCAGCCCACTGCAAATAAAAATACCCTGCCTACTGTCCATGGTATTGGCGGGCGTGCTTCTCATACTTATGCTTCTGCTGTTGGCGGCTCCTTGTCTAGAAGTGCCACTCCTGACCCTCAACTTATTGACCGGGCTCCAACGCCTCGAATTCCGCCTGTTGGAGCTGGGAGGGTTAATTCCATGGATAAAAGAAGTGTTAGTGGCCAAAATTTGTTGAGTTCTTCAGTCTCACCTAATATGGGCGAAACAGGAGATCTTGTTGCCTCTTTATCTGGCTTGAATCTCTCGACAAATGTAATGACAGATGATAACATTCATTCTCAGTTGCAAATGCAACATGACCTTGGTGATCACAATAACTTTTACAACTTTCAAGATGAGAACCAAACCAAGCAACAATCATTCATGAGTAACGAGTTTCAGAAGCCTGCTGTTTCTGCTTCGAGCTCGTTTTTGAAAGGACATTCTGCTCAGAATCTTAATGGCCGAGGGAGCGCACTGTCTAACCATCACGATTTGGAAAGGTCTAGTCCTACTAATCCAAATTATGGCCTAACTGGGTTTTCCATGAATCCCTCTTCACCAACCATGATGGCAAGCCAACTTGGGAGTGGCAACCTGCCGCCTTTGTTCAAAAATGTAGCTGCTGCATCAGCCTTGGGCATGAATGGTTTGGACCCAAGAGTACTTGGGGGAGGTTCGCCTTTGGGGCCACATTCTATGGCTGCAGCAGCTGAACTACAAAATCTTGGTAGAGCAGGAGCTCACACTACGGGTAACGGTTTGCAGTTCCCCTTGATGGGCCCCTCATATCTTCAGTATTCAAGATCAAATGAGTATGCTGCAGCACAGCTCGCCGCTCTTGGTGACCCCACCTTGTTGGATAGGGAAGGCATGGGCGACTCCTACATGGATTATATGGGACTCCAGAAAGCTTATGTTGATTTGTTGCTTTCATCACAAAAGTCACAATATGGTATTCCTTACCTTGGAAAATCTGGGAGTTTTAATCACGGCTACTATGGAAATCTTGCATGTGGTATGGGCATGTCTTATCCTGGAAACCAATTGGGGAGCCCCCTCCTTCCAAGTTCTCCTTTAGCATGTGGTAGTCCAGTCCGGCATGGTGAGCGCAATGTTCGTTTTTCTTCTGGGCTTAGGAACTTAGGTGGGGGAGTCATGGGAGCATGGCACTCAGAAGCTGGTAGTAATTTGGATGATAGTTTCTCATCATCTTTGCTTGACGAGTTCAAGGGTAACAAAACCAGATGTTTTGAACTTGCCGAAATTGCTGGTCATGTTGTTGAGTTCAG TGCTGATCAGTATGGGAGCCGATTCATCCAACAGAAGCTTGAGACTGCATCGACGGCAGAGAAAGACATGGTATTCCATGAGATAATGCCGCGAGCTCTGTCACTGATGACTGATGTCTTTGGAAATTATGTCATTCAAAAG TTTTTCGAGCATGGAAGTGCATCACAAATAAGAGAACTGGCTGATCAGCTTGATGGGCATGTGCTGACTCTAAGCCTGCAAATGTATGGCTGTCGAGTCATCCAGAAG GCTATCGAGGTAGTTGAACTGGACCAGCAGACTAAGATGGTGATGGAGCTTGACAGTCATGTTATGCGCTGCGTCCGTGATCAGAATGGGAATCATGTCATCCAGAAGTGCATTGAGTGTATTCCTGAGGATGCGATTCATTTCATTGTCTCCACCTTCTATGATCAAGTTGTAACACTGTCCACTCATCCTTATGGTTGTCGTGTCATTCAG AGAGTCCTCGAGCATTGCCATGATTCAACAACTCAACGCATAATGATGGATGAGATTTTGCAATCAGTGTGCATGTTGGCACAAGATCAGTATGGGAATTACGTTGTGCAG CATGTTTTAGAGCATGGAAAGTCACATGAACGTTCTGCCATAGTAAAGAAGCTGACTGGGCAGATAGTTCAAATGAGTCAGCAGAAGTTTGCCTCCAATGTCATTGAAAAATGTTTGGCTTTTGGAACTCCCACAGAGCGCCAGGCCCTGGTGAATGAGATGCTTGGCTCGACTGATGAGAATGAGCCTCTTCAG GTGATGATGAAAGATCAGTTCGCAAACTATGTTGTACAGAAAGTGCTGGAAACTTGTGATGACCAGCAACTGGAACTGATCCTTAATCGAATAAAAGTACATTTGAATGCTCTGAAGAAGTATACTTACGGGAAGCACATAGTTGCACGTGTAGAGAAGCTGGTCGCGGCTGGAG AGAGGAGGATTAGCATTCAGAATCCACACCCGGCTTAG